The Anguilla rostrata isolate EN2019 chromosome 2, ASM1855537v3, whole genome shotgun sequence genome contains the following window.
ATGAAAGTGATAGCAGCTGAAACCACAGATCATCATTCATGGCTACCATGCAAAACAAAGCATAAAGTACCAATCAAGGGAGAGGGGAAATTATTGCATTAGTCTTACTTACTTGGCAAATGCCGTTTTGGAGGGTGGCTTACGTCtatcatttttacaaattatccatttatacagctggatatttgggCGCAGTTCAAATTCAGTAGTTTGCTTACAGGCACAATGgcaattttcaaattaaatcttAACAATATCCACACAGCCAGTCTATATTTTGTCGTACACAGGTCATCCCATGCATGCTCAGCCAGAAAATGGGACATTTTTCCGAGTTGGATTTTcaggtattttcattttaaaaatctattttttcaaatttcttaTTTGGCCTGTGACCtgacaaatatgaaattgaCCAAGACCAGTACTATTATCCTGAAAACAGGTTGAATGGTGTAATCATTTTATctgtgatttaattttttttttttttttaaatacccgAAACCTCTAAGTAATTTTTGCCAAGATTCCATACTAGGGcactattaaaaaataaataaataaataaataaataaataaataatttttataatttttaccTTCAGTCCAATCCTTTATCTGGTAGGAAAGGATTGTTGAATTTGGACTGCAGTACCTGCAGATATTTGTGATATTTGCCAATAATTTGTAACCAATTGAAACCTTGAAAACAATGTGTGTTTCTTAAGATAATCAATGTCTTCAGTTAATCATGGTGCTAAACACACTAAAAATCAGCTAACAATGTAGCCCTCCAAGATGGGATTCTGACACCTGTGTTGTAGGAGATGTAGGttgtaaaatgtttacatttcaataCAAGCCTTAGGTAAAAATCATACTTGAGTGTGCATAGCCCTGTAAATTATATATGAACAATTTTGGCAGGCATTTCATGCATTCCAGCATTACGATTTGAATTGGAATTGTGAGCGGATTTTTCTAGGGTACATAAAATATTAGCCAAAGGAGaatgcattttgaataatgAATAGTATTTTTGAACTTTTTGAGCATACCTGAAAACCTTTTTGAAGCAAACCGTGAAAGGGTTGGGCATGTACGGGTGACATGGTAAGTGTTCGTTTTCCATTGTCAGTTACTACCATCTGGCggtggtttatttatttatttatttatttcaaaaacgCCTTTCGTATTTTGGTCAATATAGGGAGCCGTACAATCTTGCGTCCCTAGTATCAAAAAGAGATGTTAGCTAGCAACGAGAAGAAGGGCGTTAGTAAAACTTTTTATGCAAATATTGTTAGTTGGCTCGCaatagctttttatttttatttttaagaccACACAGATATGGCTACGAGCAACCCATCGGTGTTTCTTCTCATGATCAACGGGCAAATAGAAGAAGCTAACGTGAGTAACTAACCAGATTAGGAGATTACagctaaattaattttctagctagctaggtaaggCATATGATCTTGATTGTCAACCGTAAACAATCTTAAATATTcagttagggttaatgttagctagcaagctactaCTGGtgttttttctcacaagaactgGTAGCTAATCGAATTCGGGGGGAAACCATAGCTATTATCCAGCGTACAAAAATGCCTAGTTACGCatgctgttttttcattttaccatctgaagagaatgtggtcattcaaacatTGTCTTATCAAAGCGTGAAATGAcaatcatttatagtggaaATAAATTAGGTTATATTtacaaagattatacagctgtaaaagcaaccgttttcatttttggaattgCAATTGGCTACTTTCATCATACTGCTAATAGGTCAGGTGTTATTTGgtagatgtagctaaatgtccaatggggagaattgtTGATTGTGGAACTGGCATTTGTGATCATGAAATGCAGAAAAAGGAGAGAACGCAAGTTCGGGGCTTTATTGTgaggacatgtgaagttgtatctgaattctTTGGTTAcgtgaggtcagaaggtacagaagttaaaggagtaccatggtgattttcacactttctctgttttatgtgctatttgcacaagaggcattgaagaaacacagcaaagtattaaatatgtccgttctgtatttttggagaaatatgcgttttaaattcatcgtcccattttcaaccggttgagaaagttgtcatttttctacgtcacgaatacagtaaccactcctatttccacgccccgtaaagaaatctgacaggacacaccatcctgctgttcagacaatgcaaatatttgactaacgttaggttcacttaaattagagttcctttagattatttctggttatattcatttagctagctagctaacgttagctagctaggaggtttgctttcataaggcaatgttatcgataacgttagcttgctagttcgcttttatgaggacgttatagttgtgcttttatcttaacttggctagctagatagcaaaaattgtaactggatacaagtcaacgtccttaccttagctatctatcgatacttgatatactactaagctagctagcttgtgaaaattcagtctcccaaagagagcgcgtatcatgggggtagctatggtaacggggaacggtctgtcaatcatagctaactgacagttctcattaccaagGGGAGGTTGTGGTGATTTTATATGGGAAATTTAGAAGAGAAAAATACGTTTCAAGCTTATTGAATGAGTGAAGATAGAAGTTTATGAATTTTTGGTTCCTGAAGACAAGGAAGGGTTACAAGATTTAAAGGTCTTAAAGTATTTGAGTCTTTactcattgtggttatttctgtagaaaaCCCCTGAGTGCCAAACTCTTGATGCTGTAGGTATGAGATATGTCCCGCTAAGCCGTGACTTGGCAGATGACATAGCTAGCTACTTGGCCAGTATCTTGCTGCTAGTTTGTTATCCATTGTAAATAGTAACATTAGTTAACATAATgcaagtttatttgttttaatggcaTGACCTAATGTTGGCTCAATGACAACACATTTTAGTGTGGTTTTTCCCAACTAGTTAACTATGTAGGAATTTAATGGCTACTCATGGCtaatattttgtgtaaatgtCAGTTATTTAATGCAAATAACCATTTCCCCTTGAATTAGTTTCCAGAACACGATGACCTGTACtgcaagttttgttttgtttacggACATGACTGGGCTCCAACTTCGGTGAGTGACAAATACATCCCACTGAAGTGATTCTGTCGTATTAATTGTAGTGTATTTGGGAATCTCTACAGGGCCAGTGcaatggattttgtgttttatttgtcaaTAAATGTAGATGGTATTTGCTGAGTTTTGAAGCAGGTCCAAAAAGCAAGTAGGTAGTGCGATGAAGATGGTTACCTcagataaaactgaaatattaaactatGAATGTTAAAGGGGGTGAAAAGTTAAAATAACCACAAATTATTATAGAGGGGTGTATCTACTACACATCTaccaaatatatattcaaagtaatatcaataaatataacGGTATATTTCAAGTCAGACAACAAATCTGTATTGAAAAAACCTCAGGATTGTATGGGCGTGGTCCAGATCACCCttccaccccacctcccccctcaacTCTTCCCAAAACAACCAATAGCTCAGTCCCCACATAGAAACAGATGTAAATTTAAGTTGATATTGTGTTGTAGTTGATTTCTCACACTACTGCTGATGCTTAACGCATACCATAATAACACCACACAGCGTAGTCTGAAGGTATTCACAGATTTACCTTTACAATAACTTCAAAAAGAGCAGTTAGGTCTAACGAAATGTCCCTGACGAGAGAGAGATAATCTTGTTGCTCTGTCTGCAGGGCTTGGAGGAGGGCATTTCACAGATCTCATCCAAGGGTCGAGGCTCTGTGCAAAGCATTGTGTGGAATTTCCCCCTGGACATCACCTTTAAGAGCACAAACCCCTTCGGCTGTGAGGACTTTGCTCTCGTCACACTTCGTACACTCATCACTAGGGGCCATTTTCTCACCAATCACATAAGACCTTGAGCGCAAGATCACCGACTGTACTTTTATCACTACACATCGATACATCAGAATAATTTGGGCCTGGTGCAAATATGAATTTAAGTAGTAGGGCATTAAAGATTAGCATGTGCGCTTCTGCGTTAACAGTTTTCTCTTTGCAGGGCCACAaatagtggtgtgtgtgtacggtgcGGACACCTTTGGGAATGACGTAGTACGAGGCTATGGTGCCGTTCACATTCCCTTCACCCCTGGAAAGTGAGTTAATCCATACATTAAAATGCTCTGAACAATAACCCTTAATACAACTGATAACAACATAATTGTTTTCCTTCCAGGCACAAGAGAACGATTCCCATGTTTGTTCCTGAATCCACTTCAAGGCTACAGAAATTCACAAGGTAATGTCAAACACTTTGAATGTCAAACACCTGAGAATGGCAGAGCCACTTCATCTGCACTTTGAAAGCTGACCCAatttttaaatagtttgaaCATGACTTTCCAGAAAAGGTCTAGTGGCTGTTTAAAAATAGTTGAAAGGGGCAGTAGGTTTCATCCTATAAAGGTGATTCTGATTTGCTGTGAAAACCTACAACTAGTCATATGTACTTTATGTGCCCTTTTGTGATGGCCCTGTAAGTCActggacaagaaaaaaaaattgagtaaataatgtataaaatatttttaaatattttaaaggggGGAGTGCACATTAAACAAACATGCAAGCAAAACCCAAACTCCAGATATCAccttaaataaaaatcaatgtcTGCGCTGCATGCTGGTCAGCAAGATCAAGTCACAAGAATAGTCCTCCCCTATCTGAGCACATCTCTGTGAGACTGCCGTCTATCTAAATTTCTACTTTAACTGTTGGCCTGATGCAAGTGGGCCACAGGCCTATAAATTGGATCTGCTCCTGTTTTCAGCTGGCTGATGGGAAGGCGACCAGAGTTCACAGATCCAAAGGTTGTTGCCCAGGGCGAAGGAAGGGAAGGTAGGTCCACTCAGTCTCTGCTCATTGGCCGCCTGCATTCACACCGCTGATATCACGTCGGCTCACCACGGCTCCAGGCCGGAGTGATGGTCTGGTTTGCTTTCATCTCTGGGCACCTGTTGTCATCACCTCTTGTTTGCAATGTCAGCACCATTAATGTTGCATTTATTATTCTGAATCAGAAATGAATAGTCATTTCAAAGCTTAATTATCATAATTGCTTTTAATTGCATAACTAGCTTGCTTACATTTGCTTATGTCAGCTGGCaaagtaatgaaaaaatatactaTGGCAACATGCGTAAAGGCAGAGTAGAAATGTAAACATGCTGTAAGGCATTTTTGTGCGATTGCTGTTTTAAGAACCAAAATTAACTAGCTAAATTAATCCAACCTCAGTCTCTTGAAAATAGCCAGTTGTGCAGCTGTGGATTCGGGTTCTTGACATTGTTAATCGGCAGCCACATGACAAATATTCTGAAGGGTGAATTGAGAAGCAAAGAGCTTGTGCATTATTCTTATTGGTTCTAAATGACTGAAGCAGGATACATACGACGTAGAGACTTTCTAGTTCCATACTTATGCCAGACTGGGTAATAAATGAGTTGCAGTGAATGTCCTGGTGTCCTGAGACCATGGAGACAGACGAGATGGAgaagcagacacacaggagaTTGGAGGGGAAAACTGCTAATAGATTGGCGAGCTCTGGATGGGTACAGACATGGAAAACGGATGAGTAGAGGACCCGGGCACAAGACAacgacagagagggagatgagacCGGCAGCATAGGCAGAGGGGAAAGTGAAAGGACCGAGATGAACAAGACTGCTAGTCATGCAGAGAAGGTCTGAAGCATCAGGGGAAATGCATGAGAAGTCGCAGACAAAGTAGCGTTAAAAACAGGCACAGCCTGATACAGGATTCAGAACTTTAACCACTGCTGCTATTATtaggttttattattattattatttttttttacatcacagGTAATGTCACTTAAGGCCTTTGTTCCCTTCAACCCTTTTCACTTTCATCTTTTTCCAGACTCATGCTCATGTTTTGGGACACTCACAGTATGCAGTGTGAAAATCGTGTTCGGGCCATGTCATGTGACTGCTAAGTctggatttttctttctttctttttttttcccccagtcacCAGGGTGCGATCTCAAGGCTTCGTCACGCTCTCTTTCAACATTGTGACCAAGGACATGAAGAAGCTGGGCTACGATACCTCATCATCAGAGGCACAGCAACCCTCAGGCGTCCTCACAGAGCAGACCTACACTCTATGATCATTACCACCAGCGCCAGTCCTCCCCTGACAGGCTGTCTCTGCATTTCACGTGTGTTTATGGAAAAGGCTCGCAAGTACTGGAACAAGTCTTGGTTATAAACAATACTTGGTCTACAGACAGACTAACGGCAGTTTGTACacaattgaaaatataaatatgcttGTACCTTTATTGTAGGTAAGAATACatcatttttgatatttattacaattaaattactCTTCTTTCCTAAACAGTGTGTTCCTTTTATGCAATAACACACGGCTCCTCATCACCAAATCCAAATCTCCTAAGTCCCATAGAACAGTTAAACTACTGTATTAACAAATCCACAGCTCTGCttacaatacatatttattgattctTGCTGACACACGAATCTTAGTTATTATTGATTTGGCAGCATTGTAAAATAACTGCAAGCAAAATCTGTAATACATTTAAACTTCTGCAGCTAATAGCTTATCATTTACTGCTGTTAAAATGAGATTTCCTGTAAATTTCCTGCAAAACCCATTACATAAgaataaaacagtgttttacaaagtacaaatgataaattatattataCAATTATGTCAACAGGTTGGGCACATATCCATAAAAAGCAGCCTGCTCCCCGCAAGATGAAAGCGttgtaaatatacaaataacGTGAAAAAATAGATTATGCTTCACAATGAAAACGTAGACCACAGTAAATGAATGAGTACATGAAGAGAATGCTAGCAAAGTACAAACACAGTGAAAAGGCCACTGACAAGTTGAGCTAGATAACGTATGTAGTTAAGTTTGTTTCTGAGCATAAACCTGCGTATTTCTGCAACACTCGGTACTGTTTTATACAGGAACATGTTCACCCCTCCGTAAAATCAGATCAAAGTTCATGAAACTGTTAAAAGcatccttcccccctccctatTTATGCCTGAGTATAAGTCTTGGTTATGTGGGTATCATAACTACTACAAGAGTACACCAAGGGTTTGTAACAAAGCTCTATACATGCTGCTATACAAAaggtccagcagagggcactggCCAACAactgtcttcaaaaaaaaaaattttatggcAGGTTGGCAGCGATTTCAAATAATACATTGAGCTTCATGTGTTTCAACATAAGTCAGAATCAACATAGTAATACAAATAGGTCTAATATCACAAATCCCATTTGAATGGATTGCTTGTACAGACTTTGGTAATCACATTTCTGAGAATCTCTTtcggaaaatatattttcaaaactaTGTAATATTCCCCAAACATACTTCCCTATCAAGGTCTATTAATTCCACATCCATTTCTTCCAGCAGTTTGGACGTTAGACTTACTCTGATAACTAATAAAGTCACGTGACCCCAAACACTGTTCCGATAACACAAGATATTCCACTCTAGCTCCAGCATATCTACCAAAATATcctacaatttaaaaacaattgacCCATAAATGTAACATAAGTTTACCTGGGTATTTATTAGAATCATGGGCTGTGAATAAAACTAGCAAGGAGAGAACCTTGTTCCCACCTGATAATGAAGAGATGGTTGGATCACATCAGAGATACCACTGCAACCATACTGGTGAGTAGAATACTGTCAAAGCGTAGGGCCCGTGCTTTTACTGCCTCAATCATCCACAGAGCAGCTGTTCTGCTATCATGATGACACGTCACCGTGAGCAGTCCGAACGACTGCTTGTGGAGGAAATGTTCTGACCGCATTAATTAGGTTTTTGTACATCACCGTGGAATCCCCCCACCTACAGCACTGCCTCAGCCACAAACTGCAGGGGCACTAAAGCTCCAAGCACCTCATTTAAAAGGCTGCTCTAACCCAAAGGGATGCCTTCACACTGTATCTGACAGAGAAATGGCAGGCCTTTAAATGTTCCATGTAGTACCTACTTTGTGTACATATGTTGGTTTTTAATGTGAACGTGTGCATATGTCCATATATGGACAGATCCTAAGCAAGCAAGCTTAAAGGCtttgaaaatgattgaaatgcATAGGAAATTACAGAGCAACAGTTAAGACAAGTAATACTGTTGGTGATATAATAATACCAGTAAGAGGATACAGCAGTAACTACCATTTGATGTGGCGTTTATATTCCCTGGTTCCCTTTGTTCCTTTTTGacatttgatacattttgtgtgtgtaaataattaagaaaagaaaatgtaagatTGCTTGATATTTCTTTGTAACAATCTGACCTAAGAGAGCAAGGCAGAGGAGTTCTGCTTCACTGTTCAGCATTGTCTGTCCATACAACGCAGTCACTATAAGAAGAGATGTGCAAAGAGTGAGCACTATGATAGACCTGAATGAGTGAACTTTCCCCCAAAAGTATTTCTCTAAACTGGTAGCCATGAAAAAACATTGTAAAGAAGCACCAGTTCCCTAACATTCCTTAAAACCTATCAACCTGAAATCACCAAGTTCACCTTCTAATGTGGCAAGACTGGAACCAGTGACAAAGTGCAGACTTCTCAATGTCAGACAGCAGTAATAGCACATACACTTTCTTGTAGTTTTTTATGCTTATTACAGATGTAGCTTCATTAAGAACAGCTGATCATTGCTTCTCTTTAGGACACACGGTGAACCTACAGTCAAAACACTTGAGCCATGTGCAAATCTTTTGTTTAGGACACTAAAAATGTTGCAGGTAATCTGAATGAATTCCCTAGGCTGGGTACACCTATGCATATCAAATACAGTGttcataaaataatgtaaaacattttgggTAATGTATGCATAAAAAGTAGTTTTGAGTGAATACGTTGTTTTAAAgacataaaataagaaaatgaaatggagcACGATTCACATTCTCAAATCCTGATGAGGATAAAGAAATATAACGTAACATTAACTAGGTTTATCAAGAGATGGCTAATCTGTTTCATGGCAAGAGGGCAGAACACACCAATTGCAAAATTAATGTCAGGAGAAACAATGGCAATTAATGCAGGGTACCTACAGCCAGTGACAGGAGAGTGCGGATAGCCATCTGCCTATTAAAATTTGTAAACACTGCAGCTACTCACACAAGTCTTAATAAAACAGCACGCCaatctgaaaatataaaagGTCACTGTGTAGCCGGGTTAAGTCGGGGCGCTCATTTCTGATTAGTAAAGTCAGTTTTTCACAAGAGGAAGGGGTTGGTTGTGCTGCCAGTCTGCGCAGTCGTGGCTGCAGGGGGCAGCCCCGTGCTCATGAGGGGCTGCGGGATGGGCACGGGGGCCGGGATGCCCACGCCCATGGCGGGCACCATCATGCCCATGGGGGCCAGGGCGGGCATACCTGGCATGGGCACCTGCACCATGGCGATAGTCCCAGGGTGAGGCATTGAGAGCACCAGGGGCTCCACGCTGCCGAAAGCCTGGCTGGAAGGGCCCATCATGGGGCTCACCCGCAGCTGGTTGAGGGTGGGAGGCTGGGGCTGGCTGACCTGGAACGGGTTGATCTGGGCTATGGGTGCAGGAGCAGCGCCTGCAGGGACGGcacagtgaaatcacacaacGCGTACGCTTAGCCACAGCATCCACAAGCCGCCCACAACGCTCAGCTCTAATGAGTTAACCGTGTTCACAGATTCACATAAAACATGcaccaaggaaaaaaaactgcaattgatttttaaattaaattatgttcaGGGTCAGTTTTGAAATCCTGACCAATACAGAAGTCACAGTTAATTCAATCTGCTGGAAACTCATAGGAAGACTGGTAAGACAAAATACGGTGGCAGTGGTGGCAGGAGCAATCATTCAAAAGGAATTATGTGTTACACTACCTCATTTCTCCTACTTCTACTCAATTTGCACAAAACACAGATGCAATATGAGTCACAGTGCCCATCAAAACTGGAAATGTTAAATATGAGGGCAGGCTTTGCTGAGTGGGCTGACAGTCACCCGGCTGCAAAAACATAGACTAAGGCGTAGG
Protein-coding sequences here:
- the b9d1 gene encoding B9 domain-containing protein 1; this translates as MATSNPSVFLLMINGQIEEANFPEHDDLYCKFCFVYGHDWAPTSGLEEGISQISSKGRGSVQSIVWNFPLDITFKSTNPFGWPQIVVCVYGADTFGNDVVRGYGAVHIPFTPGKHKRTIPMFVPESTSRLQKFTSWLMGRRPEFTDPKVVAQGEGREVTRVRSQGFVTLSFNIVTKDMKKLGYDTSSSEAQQPSGVLTEQTYTL